TGATGGGTCCGTGGCGGGTAAGGATGCGGGTCAACGCAAACGACGCAGCGCGACGGCGGGACGAGTGACGATCAGCGCGGTCGCGGCCGAAGCCGGGGTCTCAACGGCGACCGTGTCCCGGGTCCTCACCGGGCAATCGACGCGACCCGAGCTGGCGGCCCGGGTTCGGGAAGCGGCCGAAAAGCTCGACTACCGTCCCAACGAGGCTGCCCGCGGCCTCGTGTCCGGGCGTTACCACACAGTCGGCGTCGTAGCGCCGGACCTGGCGAACCCGTACTTCAGCCGGCTGCTGAAAGTACTGACTCTCAACGCAGCGGACTGCGGCTTCCGCACCGTTGTCGCCGATTCCAACGACGATCCCGGCGAGGAACTCGAACTGTGCCGCAGTCTGTTGCGCCAAGTGGACGGGCTGGTCCTGTTGTCACCCCGGATGCCCGCAGACGCGCTGCGCGTCCTTGCCAAGGAGGCGCCCGGAACGGTGATGGTGAACCGGGTCGCGGTCGGGATCGGACTGCCGACCGTCGCGGTCGACGGATTCGGAGCCATGCTCGAGGTATGCGGTCACCTCGTGCAACTGGGACACCGCAAAGTCGCTTACCTGGCCGGGCCGGAAGGTGCCTGGCAGGACTCGGAACGACGGCGCGCGGTCGAGCAGGCCGCGGCCTTCGGGCTCGAAGCCGAAACCGTCCGGGCCGGATCGTCCATCGAAGACGGCTATCAGGCGGTCGACGCCGCACTGCAAACCGGGGCCACCGCACTGTTGGGTTTCAATGACCTGGTAGCGGTCGGTCTGCTGAAAGGCCTCCGCGAACGAGGCATCCGAGTCCCCGGGGACATCTCGCTCGCAGGTGCAGACGATGTCCCGTTCGCCACCTGCGTGGAACCGGCCTTGACGACCACGACGGCAGCGCAGCAGGAACTGGGTGAAGCCGCCTGGCGCCAGCTGCAGGCCGTATTGTCCAAGCAGGAAATCGCCGAGGTGCCGCTCCTGACCGCGTCGCTCGTCCTGCGCGACTCCACCGGGCCGGTCGCACGCTGAGCGCAGGGCGGCCGCTCAGCCGGCCAGGATCAAGTCGGCTGCCTTCTCCGCGATCATCACGGTCGGTGCCTGCGTGTTGGAACTGACGATCCGGGGCATCACCGAACTGTCCGCAACCCGCAGCCCGTCCAGCCCGTAGACGCGCAGCTCCGGCGACACGACCGCTTGGTCGTTCACGCCCATGGCGCAGGTGCCCACCGGGTGGTACGCGGTGCGGCCGTGCGCCCGGACGAAGCGCAGGTAGTCGTCCGTGGTGCGCAGGGTCGCCTGGCCCGCGAGATGTTCAGACTTCACCTCTCGGGCCATCGACGGTTGCGCCATGATCTCGCGGCTTTGCCGGACGCCGTCGACGGTACGGGCCACGTCGCGTTCGTCGGCCAGATAGTTCGGATCGATGAGCGGTGCGCGGGCCGGGTCCGCACTCGCAATCCGTACCGTGCCGCGACTGTACGGGCGCAGGAACACGACGTTCAGGGTCGCCCCGTAGCCCGGCCGCACGCCGGCCACCCCGGCTTCGACCCCAGCGGCCGGAAGGAAGTGGAACTGCAGATCGGCGGTGGGCTCGCCTGGGTCGCTGCGCCCGAACCCGCCGGCTTCGACCACAGTGGACGCCAGCGGCCCGGTGCGGAAGGCGAGATACTGGATCCCCGCCGACACCGCGGCCGGAACGGGGCGCTGCAGCCGATCCATGCTCTGGTACCGGTGCAGCTGGTAAATGATGTCCAGGTCGCAGTGATCCTGCAGATTCTTGCCGACGCCCGGCAGCGCGTGCCGGACCTCGACCCCTGCCCGGCCGAGGTCTTCGGGGTCGCCGATGCCAGACAGCTGCAGCAGCTTCGGCGAGCCGAACGCGCCGGCGGTGACGACGACCTCACGGCCGGCTCGGTATCGGCGTAGCCGGCCGCCGTCGACGCACTCGATCCCCGTCGCGCGCCTTCCGTCCAGCAGCACGCGGGTGACCAGCACTTGCGAACGCACGACGAGGTTGGCGCGCTTGCGCGCGGGCCGCAGGTAGCCCACCGCGGCACTGCAGCGCCGACCGTTCTTGGTGGTGGTTTGGTAGAAGCCGATCCCGTATTGGTCCGCGCCGTTGAAATCGGCGTTGTAGGGCAGTCCGAATTCCTGGCCGGCGCGCACGAACGCCTGCGAGAGCGGATGGGAGCTCGCCGGATCGGAGACGCCGAGCGGGCCTTCAGTGCCGTGATGCGGCGCCGACAGCCGCGTGTTGCCCTCCGAACGCAAGAAGTAGGGCTGCACGTCCTTGGACGACCAGCCTTCGCAACCGTACGCGGCGGCCCACTCG
This sequence is a window from Amycolatopsis benzoatilytica AK 16/65. Protein-coding genes within it:
- a CDS encoding GMC family oxidoreductase — translated: MTPPDDSFDFVIAGGGTAGCVLAARLSENPANRVLLLEAGRDDRNPLIHVPAGFAKLTSSSYQWGYTTVPQRHCDNRSVQFAQGKVVGGGGSINAQVYTRGAAEDYDEWAAAYGCEGWSSKDVQPYFLRSEGNTRLSAPHHGTEGPLGVSDPASSHPLSQAFVRAGQEFGLPYNADFNGADQYGIGFYQTTTKNGRRCSAAVGYLRPARKRANLVVRSQVLVTRVLLDGRRATGIECVDGGRLRRYRAGREVVVTAGAFGSPKLLQLSGIGDPEDLGRAGVEVRHALPGVGKNLQDHCDLDIIYQLHRYQSMDRLQRPVPAAVSAGIQYLAFRTGPLASTVVEAGGFGRSDPGEPTADLQFHFLPAAGVEAGVAGVRPGYGATLNVVFLRPYSRGTVRIASADPARAPLIDPNYLADERDVARTVDGVRQSREIMAQPSMAREVKSEHLAGQATLRTTDDYLRFVRAHGRTAYHPVGTCAMGVNDQAVVSPELRVYGLDGLRVADSSVMPRIVSSNTQAPTVMIAEKAADLILAG
- a CDS encoding LacI family DNA-binding transcriptional regulator; translation: MTISAVAAEAGVSTATVSRVLTGQSTRPELAARVREAAEKLDYRPNEAARGLVSGRYHTVGVVAPDLANPYFSRLLKVLTLNAADCGFRTVVADSNDDPGEELELCRSLLRQVDGLVLLSPRMPADALRVLAKEAPGTVMVNRVAVGIGLPTVAVDGFGAMLEVCGHLVQLGHRKVAYLAGPEGAWQDSERRRAVEQAAAFGLEAETVRAGSSIEDGYQAVDAALQTGATALLGFNDLVAVGLLKGLRERGIRVPGDISLAGADDVPFATCVEPALTTTTAAQQELGEAAWRQLQAVLSKQEIAEVPLLTASLVLRDSTGPVAR